From a single Lolium rigidum isolate FL_2022 chromosome 7, APGP_CSIRO_Lrig_0.1, whole genome shotgun sequence genomic region:
- the LOC124677752 gene encoding protein FLOWERING LOCUS T-like: MSRDPLIVGGIVGDIVDYFDMSARLRVLYSNREITNGSELRPSQVANQPTVQITGRPGSLYTLVMVDPDVPTPSDPSQREYLHWFVTDIPEGRDVSRGTEVVAYERPQPTAGIHRVAFVAFRQSVQQAIYAPGWRSNFITRDLAECYNLGVPVAAAYFYCQREGTCGGRRYR; this comes from the exons ATGTCGAGGGATCCGCTGATCGTCGGGGGGATCGTGGGCGACATCGTCGACTACTTCGACATGTCAGCGCGGCTGAGGGTGTTGTACAGCAACCGCGAGATCACCAATGGGTCCGAACTGAGGCCGTCGCAGGTGGCGAACCAGCCGACGGTGCAAATCACTGGACGACCTGGATCACTCTACACGCTT GTGATGGTAGACCCTGATGTACCTACCCCAAGCGACCCCTCCCAAAGGGAGTACCTCCATTG GTTTGTCACAGACATACCAGAAGGACGTGATGTGAGCCGTG GAACTGAGGTGGTGGCATATGAGAGGCCGCAGCCCACGGCGGGGATCCACCGTGTAGCATTCGTGGCGTTTCGACAGTCGGTGCAGCAGGCGATATATGCACCAGGGTGGCGCTCCAACTTCATCACGCGGGACTTGGCGGAGTGTTACAACCTCGGCGTTCCGGTTGCTGCCGCCTATTTCTACTGCCAGAGGGAGGGCACCTGCGGTGGCCGTAGGTACCGGTGA